From a single Anomaloglossus baeobatrachus isolate aAnoBae1 chromosome 4, aAnoBae1.hap1, whole genome shotgun sequence genomic region:
- the RTCB gene encoding LOW QUALITY PROTEIN: RNA-splicing ligase RtcB homolog (The sequence of the model RefSeq protein was modified relative to this genomic sequence to represent the inferred CDS: deleted 1 base in 1 codon), translating into MSRSYNDELQYLDKIHKNCWRIRKGFVPNMQVEGVFYVNDPLEKLMFEELRNACRGGGAGGFLPAMKQIGNVAALPGIVHRSIGLPDVHSGYGFAIGNMAAFDMENPDAVVSPGGVGFDINCGVRLLRTNLDEGDVQPLKEQLAQSMFDHIPVGVGSKGVIPMSAKDLEEALEMGVDWSLREGYAWAEDKEHCEEYGRMLQADPSKVSSKAKKRGLPQLGTLGAGNHYAEIQVVDEIFDEYASKKMGIDHKGQVCVMIHSGSRGLGHQVATDALVAMEKAMKRDKITVNDRQLACARISSPEGQDYLKGMAGAGNYAWVNRSSMTFLTRQAFAKVFNTTPDDLDMHVIYDVSHNIAKVEQHVVDGKERTLLVHRKGSTRAFPPHHPLIAVDYQLTGQPVLIGGTMGTCSYVLTGTEQGMTETFGTTCHGAGRALSRAKSRRNLDFQDVLDKLADLGIAIRVASPKLVMEEAPESYKNVTDVVNTCHDAGISKKAIKLRPIAVIKG; encoded by the exons ATGAGCCGCAGCTACAATGACGAGTTACAGTATCTGGACAAGATCCACAAGAACTGCTGGAGGATCCGCAAGGGATTCGTCCCCAACATGCAG gtggaaggtgttttctatgtgaatGACCCCCTGGAGAAGCTGATGTTTGAGGAGCTGAGGAATGCCTGTCGTGGTGGCG GTGCTGGGGGTTTTCTTCCTGCGATGAAGCAGATTGGAAACGTTGCGGCTCTTCCCGGAATAGTGCAT AGATCCATCGGGCTTCCTGACGTTCACTCCGGCTACGGCTTTGCTATCGGTAACATGGCGGCCTTTGACATGGAGAATCCGGATGCGGTGGTCTCCCCAG GGGGCGTCGGATTTGACATAAACTGCGGGGTCCGCTTGCTTCGCACCAATCTGGATGAGGGGGACGTGCAGCCATTGAAGGAGCAGCTCGCCCAGTCCATGTTCGACCACATTCCTGTCGGGGTGGGATCAAAGGGAGTGATCCCCATGAGCGCTAa AGACCTGGAAGAAGCGCTGGAGATGGGGGTGGACTGGTCCCTGAGGGAGGGCTACGCCTGGGCCGAGGACAAGGAGCACTGCGAGGAGTACGGCCGGATGCTGCAGGCCGACCCCAGCAAGGTGTCCTCCAAGGCCAAGAAGCGGGGGCTGCCCCAG CTCGGCACCCTGGGAGCCGGGAACCACTACGCCGAGATCCAGGTGGTGGACGAGATTTTCGACGAGTACGCCTCCAAGAAAATGGGCATCGATCACAAGGGGCAGGTGTGCGTGATGATTCACAGCGGCAGCCGCGGCCTCGGCCACCAGGTGGCGACAG ATGCTCTTGTTGCCATGGAGAAAGCCATGAAGCGAGACAAGATTACCGTAAACGACCGGCAGCTGGCGTGCGCCAGGATCTCCTCCCCCGAGGGGCAGGACTACCTGAAGGGCATGGCCGGCGCCGGGAACTACGCCTGGGTGAACCGCTCCTCCATGACCTTCCTGACGAGACAG GCGTTTGCCAAAGTCTTCAACACGACCCCCGACGACCTGGACATGCACGTGATCTAcgacgtgtcgcacaacatcgccaagGTGGAGCAGCACGTGGTGGACGGCAAAGAGCGGACGCTGCTGGTGCACCGGAAGGGATCCACCCGCGCCTTC CCCCCGCATCACCCGCTGATCGCTGTGGATTACCAG CTGACCGGGCAGCCCGTACTGATCGGCGGCACCATGGGCACCTGCAGCTACGTGTTGACTGGCACCGAGCAAGGCATGACGGAGACGTTCGGGACCACCTGCCACGGAGCC GGTCGGGCGCTGTCCAGAGCCAAATCTAGACGCAACCTGGACTTCCAAGACGTTCTGGACAAGCTGGCGGACCTGGGCATCGCCATCCGCGTGGCCTCGCCCAAactggtgatggaggag GCCCCCGAGTCCTACAAGAACGTGACGGACGTAGTCAACACCTGCCACGACGCCGGGATCAGCAAGAAAGCCATTAAGCTGCGGCCCATCGCCGTCATCAAGGGCTAA
- the FBXO7 gene encoding F-box only protein 7, producing MNLRVRAGNQTSCVVLQGDAETLGTLRGILRQTLLPALGFSPDVDFSITLNGSDPLTEDDRSLQALGVVSGDLIVIVTNEIPTPQQLAPPAAPETQDVRNKRQKCKEGAAASGAHEAAEAEEAALGRAPGPMLCSEAVDGKIPHSLEMLYLSSGCSSASDALVILTHLLMLETGYKPEKMTSAVSSMPEDWRTGDGVYKLHYFHALSADSSAALVCVPMCKVLIINATLSIGGELKSVKRLQIPTDSYITYPQAGRAAASVYRDLQKLSCLFKDQLLYPLLAAARQALGLPDVFGLMVLPPELKLRIFRLLEVRSLLSLGETCKTLHEDIEDPSLWRFLYYRDFKDVSERPPDTDWKQLYKMQPRVLRRRRDLPYIFPPDHSPFHPDPFHPLQSPPNYPYPPGIIGGEYDQRPTFPFARDPLSLINPRRPYELGLFRPARPRINPLLPGFFGESSHSSRGPFL from the exons ATGAATCTGAGGGTCCGAGCCGGGAACCAGACCTCCTGTGTGGTGCTGCAGGGGGACGCGGAGACGCTGGGGACGCTGCGGGGAATCCTGCGCCAAACACTGCTCCCAGCACTGGGGTTCAG CCCTGATGTGGATTTCTCCATCACACTGAACGGCAGCGACCCCCTGACGGAGGATGACCGCAGCCTGCAGGCGCTAGGAGTCGTGTCCGGGGATCTGATCGTCATAGTAACCAATGAGATCCCCACCCCGCAGCAGCTGGCGCCTCCAGCTGCCCCCGAGACCCAAGATGTCCGGAACAAAAGACAGAAATGCAAGGAAGGCGCTGCTGCTTCCGGGGCCCACGAGGCGGCAGAG GCAGAGGAGGCCGCGCTCGGCCGTGCACCGGGGCCCATGCTGTGCAGCGAGGCTGTGGACGGGAAGATCCCGCACTCCCTGGAGATGCTGTACCTCTCCTCCGGCTGCAGCAGCGCCAGCGACGCCCTCGTCATCCTCACCCACCTCCTCATGCTGGAGACTGGCTACAAACCGGAG aagatgacgagcgcggtgTCTTCCATGCCTGAGGACTGGAGAACCGGTGACGGCGTGTACAAGCTCCATTACTTCCATGCTCTGAGCGCTGACAGCTCTGCAGCCCTGGTCTGTGTGCCCATGTGCAAAGTGCTGATCATCAATG CTACTTTGAGCATTGGTGGAGAGCTTAAGAGCGTGAAGAGGCTGCAGATTCCCACCGACTCCTACATCACCTACCCGCAAGCAG GCCGTGCTGCGGCCTCGGTGTACAGGGACTTGCAGAAGTTATCATGCCTCTTCAAGGATCAGCTGCTTTACCCTTTACTTGCTGCTGCTCGGCAAG CCCTGGGTCTTCCCGATGTTTTCGGTTTGATGGTTTTGCCCCCCGAGCTGAAGCTGCGGATCTTCCGTCTTCTGGAAGTTCGTTCCCTCTTGTCCCTCGGTGAAACGTGTAAAACTCTGCACGAGGACATCGAAGACCCCTCCCTGTGGAGGTTCCTGTATTACCGAGATTTCAAGG ATGTCAGCGAGAGACCGCCCGACACAGACTGGAAGCAG CTTTATAAGATGCAGCCGAGGGTCCTGCGGCGCCGAAGagacctgccctacatcttcccgccAGACCACTCACCTTTCCACCCTGACCCTTTCCATCCTCTACAGTCGCCACCCAACTATCCCTACCCGCCGGGCATCATCGGGGGCGAATACGACCAGCGCCCCACTTTTCCATTTGCTAGAGATCCCCTTTCATTAATAAACCCGCGCAGACCTTATGAACTGGGACTCTTTCGGCCCGCCAGGCCCCGGATTAACCCCTTGTTACCGGGCTTTTTTGGCGAATCATCGCATTCAAGTCGGGGGCCTTTCTTGTGA